ACGGCTCCCAGAAACGCTTCGACCGCTGCTTCCGCCTGCCCCTTCCCGATCCCCGCCTCCGCGCGAACGGCCTCGACCAGTTCCGCCTTCGTCATCTGCCGAACCTCCTAAAGATTTTATGGGCTCCCCGGGATCCGGAGAAAAACGCAAGGTTCAAGGCTTTTCAGACTGGATTCATTAATGCCGAAAGGCGTTCCCGTGTCAAGGCCAATCCTGCCCCGGGAGACCGCGGGGGGCGGGGCCGCCGCGGGATTGGTATAATGATTCGTTATGCCACGACGCAGAACTTTCCTCATCTGCACGGTCGCCTCCGTGCTGTTCCACCTGGTCGTGCTCTGGCTCGTCTGGCTGCTCCCCGACACGGCGCCGCGCCGGGAAGAGGTGATGGAGGTCGACCTCGCGGACATCCCGCGCGCGACGGATTTCCTCCCGCCGCGGCCCGGCATCATCGAGGGACAGCGGCCCCGGCCGGCCGCGCCGCCGGAGGCGCGCGCGAAGTCCCGCCCGGAACGCCGTCCCGACGACATGATGGAGGGTCGCGTCCCGGACCTTCCCGTGGACTCGTCGCTGCCGCCCGAGAAGTCGTTCCCGGCGCCCCGCGCGAAGGAGGAGCCGGGGAAACAGGGCGGCTCCGCGTCTTCGGGCTCGCCGAGGTCGCTGCGGGATCTTACGCCTTCGCTCGGCAAACTGGTGATGGCGCGCGAGGAACCCTCGGGGGGACGCGGCCGCGGCGGCGCGTCCGGGGCCGCCGTGGGCACGGGCGGGAAGGCGGAGGAAAAGGAGGGCGTCACGGAGGAGGGAGGCGGCGGCTTCCGCCTGACGCCGCTGAACGCGCCGGAGGTGCAGTACATCTCCTACTTCGCCTCGATCAAGCGGAAGATCGAGCTCGTGTGGCAGTATCCCTACGACGCCGCCGCCGCCGGGATCCAGGGGGACCTTCTGATCGATTTCGTGATCGGGCGCGACGGGAAGCTGGAGTCGGCCGAGATGATCCGCGGATCGGGCCACAAGGTGCTGGACGACGAGGCGATGCGGTCGATCCGCAAGGCGGCCCCCTTCGACCCCATCCCGAAGGAGTACGACATCCCCAATCTCCAGATCCGCGGGCGGTTCGTCTACGTCCACGGAGGGGCGCTGCGCTTCCGCTGAGGAGCCGCCTCAACCCTCTCCCGCGATCCGCGCGTATTCCTCCCCCGCCAGGAGGGACACGGCCTCGCCGGCTCCCGACGGCCGAAGCCGCAGGAGCCACCCTTCCCCGTAGGGATCCTCCGTCACCCGCCGCGGGACGCTCTCCACGCCGGGATTCACGTCGACCACGGTCCCCGCGAGGGGCGACACGATCTCGAAGACCGCGAAGGACGACTCCACCAGCCCGATCGGCTCGCCGGCCTCGACCTCGGTCTGCCGGGGCGGCAGCTCCACGAAGACCGCATCGCCCAGGATCGCGCCCGGGACGTGGGTCAGCCCGACGCGGACGTCTCCCCCCGGCTCGCGCATCGCCCAGACATGGGACCTGGAATATTCCCGGTCGGAAGGGGGGTCGGTCATCGCCCGCAGCGGCGGAGCGCCGCTTCGTAAGTGTTCCGCATGAGCATGGCGATGGTCATCGGGCCGACGCCGCCGGGGACCGGAGTGATGGCGCCCGCGACCTCCCGCGCCTCCTCGAAGGCGACGTCGCCGCAGAGCTTCCCTTCCGCGTTGCGGTTCATCCCGACGTCGATGACGACCGCCCCCGGCTTGATCCAGGAGCCGCGCACCATTTCGGCCTTTCCCACCGCCGCAACCACGACGTCCCCGGAGCGGACGACGGCGGGGAGGTCTTCCGTGCGGGAGTGGCAGATCGTCACCGTGGCGTGCC
This region of Thermodesulfobacteriota bacterium genomic DNA includes:
- a CDS encoding TonB family protein, giving the protein MPRRRTFLICTVASVLFHLVVLWLVWLLPDTAPRREEVMEVDLADIPRATDFLPPRPGIIEGQRPRPAAPPEARAKSRPERRPDDMMEGRVPDLPVDSSLPPEKSFPAPRAKEEPGKQGGSASSGSPRSLRDLTPSLGKLVMAREEPSGGRGRGGASGAAVGTGGKAEEKEGVTEEGGGGFRLTPLNAPEVQYISYFASIKRKIELVWQYPYDAAAAGIQGDLLIDFVIGRDGKLESAEMIRGSGHKVLDDEAMRSIRKAAPFDPIPKEYDIPNLQIRGRFVYVHGGALRFR
- a CDS encoding glycine cleavage system protein H, encoding MTDPPSDREYSRSHVWAMREPGGDVRVGLTHVPGAILGDAVFVELPPRQTEVEAGEPIGLVESSFAVFEIVSPLAGTVVDVNPGVESVPRRVTEDPYGEGWLLRLRPSGAGEAVSLLAGEEYARIAGEG